Proteins encoded in a region of the Burkholderia ubonensis subsp. mesacidophila genome:
- a CDS encoding Fe(3+) ABC transporter substrate-binding protein — protein MSHSRTRLLPLAGAFAFAFAFAFAFAAATFAPLAHAAEEVSLYTTREPKLIQPLIDAFTKQSGIKVNTVFVKDGLLERVKAEGGQSPADVLMTVDIGNLLDLVDGGLTQPIRSKALDDAIPANLRGAQGDWYALSLRDRVLYVEKDLKVDAFRYEDLADPKWKGKVCIRSGQHPYNTALVAAMIAHDGEAATEKWLRGVKANLARKATGGDRDVARDILGGICDVGLANAYYVGHMKHSEPGSDARKWGDAIKVVRPTFANEKSGGTHVNISGAAVAKHAPHKANAVRLLEYLVSPDAQTLYAQANYEYPVRANVKLDPVVASFGTLKVDPLPLAEIAKYRKQASQLVDKVGFDN, from the coding sequence ATGTCGCACTCGCGCACCCGCCTGCTTCCGCTCGCCGGCGCCTTCGCCTTCGCCTTCGCCTTCGCCTTCGCCTTCGCCGCCGCCACGTTCGCGCCGCTCGCCCACGCCGCCGAGGAAGTCAGCCTGTACACCACCCGCGAGCCGAAGCTGATCCAGCCGCTGATCGACGCGTTCACGAAGCAGAGCGGCATCAAGGTCAACACGGTGTTCGTGAAGGACGGCCTGCTCGAGCGCGTGAAGGCGGAAGGCGGCCAGTCGCCGGCCGACGTACTGATGACGGTCGACATCGGCAACCTGCTCGACCTCGTCGACGGCGGGCTCACGCAGCCCATCCGCTCGAAGGCGCTCGACGACGCGATTCCCGCGAACCTGCGCGGCGCGCAGGGCGACTGGTACGCGCTGTCGCTGCGCGACCGCGTGCTGTACGTCGAGAAGGACCTGAAGGTCGATGCGTTCCGCTACGAGGATCTCGCCGATCCGAAGTGGAAAGGCAAGGTGTGCATCCGCTCGGGCCAGCATCCGTACAACACGGCGCTCGTCGCCGCGATGATCGCGCACGACGGCGAGGCCGCGACCGAGAAATGGCTGCGCGGCGTGAAGGCGAACCTCGCGCGCAAGGCGACGGGCGGCGACCGCGACGTCGCGCGCGACATCCTCGGCGGCATCTGCGACGTCGGCCTCGCGAACGCGTACTACGTCGGCCACATGAAGCACTCGGAGCCCGGCAGCGACGCACGCAAGTGGGGCGACGCGATCAAGGTCGTGCGGCCGACCTTCGCGAACGAGAAGAGCGGCGGCACGCATGTCAACATCAGCGGCGCGGCGGTCGCGAAGCACGCGCCGCACAAGGCCAACGCGGTCAGGCTGCTCGAATACCTCGTGTCGCCCGACGCGCAGACGCTGTACGCGCAGGCGAACTACGAGTATCCGGTGCGCGCGAACGTGAAGCTCGATCCGGTCGTCGCGAGCTTCGGCACGCTGAAGGTCGATCCGCTGCCGCTCGCGGAAATCGCGAAGTACCGCAAGCAGGCGAGCCAGCTCGTCGACAAGGTCGGCTTTGACAACTGA
- a CDS encoding amino acid permease, with protein sequence MKNLQRHLSARHIRFLALGSAIGTGLFYGSASAIQLAGPAVILAYILGGAAVYMVMRALGEMAVREPVAGSFGHYATENLGPFAGFVTGWTYTLEMVIVAIADITAFGIYMGFWFPGVPQWIWVLAVVTIICGLNLCHVKVFGELEFWLSIIKVGAIVAMIGGGVAILATGMRIGHAADAPSFANLWNHGGFLPNGIGGLVASLSVVIFAYGGIEVIGMSAGEAKDPERVIPRAINAVPARILLFYVLTMVVLMSISPWTTVGNDGSPFVQIFSALGVKSAATILNLVVISAAISAINSDIFGAGRMMFGMARQGQAPRVLTKTSRHGVPWVTVLVMAGALFVGVLLNYLMPKDVFLMVAAIATFATVWVWLMILLSQVAMRRRLSAAEVAALKFKVPLWPVAPALTIAFMGFVIAMLGWFEDTRIALVVGAAWLVLLAAVFFVRIRPKFAPASR encoded by the coding sequence ATGAAGAACTTGCAGCGCCACCTGAGCGCGCGGCACATCCGCTTTCTCGCGCTGGGCTCGGCGATCGGCACCGGCCTCTTCTACGGCTCGGCGTCCGCGATCCAGCTTGCGGGCCCGGCGGTGATCCTGGCGTACATCCTCGGCGGCGCGGCCGTCTACATGGTGATGCGCGCGCTCGGCGAGATGGCCGTGCGCGAACCGGTCGCCGGCTCGTTCGGTCACTACGCGACCGAGAACCTCGGCCCGTTCGCGGGCTTCGTCACCGGCTGGACCTACACGCTCGAGATGGTGATCGTCGCGATCGCGGACATCACCGCGTTCGGCATCTACATGGGCTTCTGGTTTCCGGGCGTGCCGCAGTGGATCTGGGTGCTCGCGGTCGTGACGATCATCTGCGGGCTCAACCTGTGCCACGTGAAGGTGTTCGGCGAGCTCGAGTTCTGGCTGTCGATCATCAAGGTCGGCGCGATCGTCGCGATGATCGGCGGCGGCGTCGCGATCCTCGCGACCGGCATGCGCATCGGCCACGCGGCCGATGCGCCGTCGTTCGCGAACCTGTGGAATCACGGCGGCTTCCTGCCGAACGGCATCGGGGGGCTCGTCGCGTCGCTGTCGGTCGTGATCTTCGCGTATGGCGGCATCGAGGTGATCGGGATGAGCGCCGGCGAGGCGAAGGACCCGGAGCGCGTGATCCCGCGCGCGATCAACGCGGTGCCGGCGCGGATCCTGCTGTTCTACGTGCTGACGATGGTCGTGCTGATGTCGATCAGCCCCTGGACGACCGTCGGCAACGACGGCAGCCCGTTCGTGCAGATCTTCTCCGCGCTCGGCGTGAAATCGGCGGCGACGATCCTCAACCTCGTCGTGATCAGCGCGGCGATCTCGGCGATCAACAGCGACATCTTCGGCGCGGGCCGCATGATGTTCGGGATGGCGCGGCAAGGCCAGGCGCCGCGCGTGCTGACGAAGACGTCGCGGCACGGGGTGCCGTGGGTCACGGTGCTCGTGATGGCCGGCGCACTGTTCGTCGGCGTGCTGCTCAACTACCTGATGCCGAAGGACGTGTTCCTGATGGTCGCGGCCATCGCGACGTTCGCGACGGTCTGGGTATGGCTGATGATCCTGCTGTCGCAGGTCGCGATGCGGCGGCGCCTGTCGGCCGCGGAAGTCGCGGCGCTGAAGTTCAAGGTGCCGCTGTGGCCGGTCGCGCCGGCGCTGACGATCGCGTTCATGGGCTTCGTGATCGCGATGCTCGGCTGGTTCGAGGACACCCGCATCGCGCTGGTCGTCGGCGCCGCCTGGCTCGTGCTGCTCGCAGCGGTCTTCTTCGTGCGGATCCGGCCGAAATTCGCCCCTGCGTCACGTTGA